In Escherichia ruysiae, a genomic segment contains:
- the citE gene encoding citrate (pro-3S)-lyase subunit beta has protein sequence MISASLQQRKTRTRRSMLFVPGANAAMVSNSFIYPADALMFDLEDSVALREKDTARRMVYHALQHPLYRDIETIVRVNALDSEWGVNDLEAVVRGGADVVRLPKTDTAQDVLDIEKEILRIEKACGREPGSTGLLAAIESPLGITRAVEIAHASERLIGIALGAEDYVRNLRTERSPEGTELLFARCSILQAARSAGIQAFDTVYSDANNEAGFLQEAAHIKQLGFDGKSLINPRQIDLLHNLYAPTQKEVDHARRVVEAAEAAAREGLGVVSLNGKMVDGPVIDRARLVLSRAELSGIREE, from the coding sequence ATGATTTCCGCTTCGCTGCAACAACGTAAAACCCGCACCCGCCGCAGCATGTTGTTTGTGCCTGGCGCTAATGCCGCGATGGTCAGCAACTCTTTCATCTACCCGGCTGATGCCTTGATGTTTGACCTCGAAGACTCCGTGGCGCTGCGTGAAAAAGACACCGCTCGCCGCATGGTCTACCACGCACTGCAACATCCTCTGTATCGCGACATTGAAACCATTGTGCGTGTAAACGCGCTGGATTCCGAATGGGGTGTTAACGACCTGGAAGCTGTCGTTCGCGGTGGTGCAGACGTTGTGCGTCTGCCGAAAACTGATACCGCTCAGGATGTGCTGGATATCGAAAAAGAGATCCTGCGTATTGAAAAAGCCTGCGGACGCGAACCGGGCAGCACCGGTTTGCTGGCGGCAATTGAATCTCCGCTGGGTATTACCCGCGCGGTAGAAATCGCTCACGCATCTGAACGTTTAATCGGTATCGCGCTGGGCGCGGAAGACTACGTGCGTAACCTGCGCACTGAACGCTCACCGGAAGGTACAGAACTGCTGTTCGCTCGCTGCTCCATTTTGCAAGCCGCGCGCTCTGCCGGTATCCAGGCGTTCGATACCGTCTATTCCGACGCCAACAACGAAGCCGGATTCCTGCAAGAAGCCGCACACATCAAACAGCTGGGCTTTGACGGCAAATCGCTGATCAACCCGCGTCAGATTGATCTGCTCCACAACCTCTACGCACCAACCCAGAAAGAAGTGGATCACGCACGCCGCGTCGTAGAAGCCGCTGAAGCCGCCGCTCGCGAAGGCCTCGGTGTGGTTTCCCTGAACGGCAAGATGGTTGACGGTCCGGTTATCGATCGTGCCCGTCTGGTGCTCTCCCGCGCAGAACTTTCCGGCATCCGCGAAGAATAA
- the citD gene encoding citrate lyase acyl carrier protein, with translation MKINQPAVAGTLESGDVMIRIAPLDTQDIDLQINSSVEKQFGDAIRTTILDVLARYNVRGVQLNVDDKGALDCILRARLEALLARASGIPALPWEDCQ, from the coding sequence ATGAAAATAAACCAGCCCGCCGTTGCAGGCACCCTTGAGTCTGGGGATGTGATGATACGCATCGCCCCGCTCGATACGCAGGATATCGACCTGCAAATCAACAGCAGCGTTGAGAAACAGTTTGGTGATGCGATTCGCACCACCATCCTGGACGTTCTCGCCCGCTATAACGTGCGCGGCGTACAGCTGAATGTCGATGACAAAGGCGCACTGGATTGCATTTTACGTGCACGACTGGAAGCCCTGCTGGCGCGCGCCAGCGGTATCCCGGCTCTGCCATGGGAGGATTGCCAATGA
- the citC gene encoding [citrate (pro-3S)-lyase] ligase, with amino-acid sequence MFGNDIFTRVKRSENKKMAEIAQFLHDNDLSVDTTVEVFITVTRNEKLIACGGIAGNIIKCVAISESVRGEGLALTLATELINLAYERHSTHLFIYTKIEYEALFRQCGFYTLTSVPGVMVLMENSATRLKRYAESLKKFRHEGNKIGCIVMNANPFTNGHRYLIQQAAAQCDWLHLFLVKEDSSRFPYEDRLDLVLKGTADIPRLTVHRGSEYIISRATFPCYFIKEQCVINHCYTEIDLKIFRQYLAPALGVTHRFVGTEPYCRVTAQYNQDMRYWLETPTISAPPIELVEIERLRYQEMPISASRVRQLLVKNDLTAIAPLVPAATLHYLQNLLEHSRQDAAARQKTPA; translated from the coding sequence ATGTTCGGCAATGATATTTTCACCCGGGTAAAACGTTCAGAAAATAAAAAAATGGCAGAAATTGCCCAATTTCTGCATGACAATGATTTGAGCGTTGACACAACAGTCGAAGTATTTATTACCGTAACCCGCAATGAAAAGCTTATCGCTTGCGGTGGAATCGCCGGAAATATTATTAAGTGCGTCGCTATCAGCGAATCTGTTCGCGGTGAAGGACTGGCGCTGACATTAGCCACCGAACTGATAAACCTCGCCTATGAACGGCACAGCACGCATCTGTTTATTTATACCAAAATCGAATACGAGGCGCTGTTCCGCCAGTGCGGTTTTTACACGCTGACCAGCGTACCAGGCGTGATGGTGTTGATGGAAAACAGTGCCACACGTCTGAAACGCTATGCCGAGTCACTAAAAAAATTTCGTCATGAAGGGAACAAAATTGGCTGCATTGTGATGAACGCCAATCCCTTTACTAACGGTCACCGTTATCTGATTCAACAGGCAGCGGCACAGTGTGACTGGCTGCATCTGTTTTTAGTCAAAGAAGATTCTTCGCGCTTTCCCTATGAAGACCGGCTGGATCTGGTGTTGAAAGGCACCGCCGATATTCCGCGCCTGACCGTGCATCGCGGCTCCGAATACATCATCTCCCGCGCCACGTTCCCCTGCTACTTCATTAAAGAACAGTGCGTCATTAACCATTGCTACACCGAAATTGATCTGAAGATTTTCCGTCAGTACCTCGCTCCAGCATTGGGCGTTACCCATCGCTTTGTCGGTACTGAACCTTATTGCCGCGTGACCGCCCAGTACAACCAGGATATGCGCTACTGGCTGGAAACACCGACTATCTCCGCACCGCCCATTGAACTGGTTGAAATTGAGCGGCTGCGTTACCAGGAGATGCCGATATCCGCTTCCCGGGTACGCCAACTGCTGGTGAAAAACGATCTCACGGCTATCGCGCCGCTGGTTCCGGCAGCCACGCTGCATTACTTGCAGAATCTGCTTGAACACTCCCGTCAGGACGCGGCAGCTCGTCAAAAGACCCCCGCATGA
- the dpiB gene encoding sensor histidine kinase DpiB: MLQFNENKQFAFFERLAFPLRIFLLILVFSIFVIAALAQYFTASFEDYLTLHVRDMAMNQAKIIASNDSIITAVKARNYKRLATIADKLQRDTDFDYVVIGDRNSIRLYHPNPEKIGYPMQFTKPGALEKGESYFITGKGSIGMAMRAKTPIFDDDGKVIGVVSVGYLVSKIDSWRAEFLLPMAGVFVVLLGILMLLSWFLAAHIRRQMMGMEPKQIARVVRQQEALFSSVYEGLIAVDPHGDITAINRNARKMLGLSSPGRQWLGKPIAEVVRPADFFTEQIDEKRQDVVTNFNGLSVIANREAIRSGDDLLGAIISFRSKDEISTLNAQLTQIKQYVESLRTLRHEHLNWMSTLNGLLQMKEYDRVLAMVQGESQAQQQLIDSLREAFADRQVAGLLFGKVQRARELGLKMTIVPGSQLSQLPPGLDSTEFAAIVGNLLDNAFEASLRSDEGNKIVELYLSDEGDDVVIEVADQGCGVPEALRDKIFEQGVSTRADEPGEHGIGLYLIASYVTRCGGVITLEENDPCGTLFSIYIPKVKPNDSSINSIDR, translated from the coding sequence ATGTTGCAGTTTAATGAGAATAAACAGTTTGCTTTTTTCGAACGACTGGCATTTCCGTTGCGTATCTTCCTGCTGATTCTGGTGTTCTCAATATTTGTCATCGCAGCACTGGCGCAATATTTTACGGCCAGTTTTGAGGACTATTTAACGCTTCATGTGCGCGATATGGCAATGAATCAGGCGAAAATTATTGCCTCCAATGACAGCATCATCACGGCGGTTAAAGCGCGTAATTACAAACGGCTGGCGACCATTGCCGATAAATTACAAAGAGATACTGATTTTGACTATGTGGTGATAGGTGACCGCAACTCGATCCGCCTTTACCATCCTAATCCCGAGAAAATTGGTTATCCTATGCAATTCACCAAACCCGGCGCGCTGGAGAAAGGGGAGAGCTACTTCATCACGGGTAAAGGGTCGATAGGTATGGCGATGCGTGCCAAAACACCGATCTTTGATGATGATGGCAAAGTCATCGGCGTGGTGTCGGTGGGTTATCTGGTCAGTAAAATCGATAGCTGGCGCGCCGAATTTTTATTACCAATGGCCGGCGTATTTGTCGTGCTACTGGGTATTCTGATGCTGTTGTCGTGGTTCTTAGCCGCACATATCCGCCGCCAAATGATGGGGATGGAACCGAAGCAAATTGCGCGGGTTGTTCGTCAGCAAGAGGCGCTGTTTAGTTCGGTTTATGAAGGGCTGATTGCAGTGGATCCGCACGGTGACATAACCGCCATCAACCGTAACGCAAGAAAAATGCTGGGGCTGAGTTCCCCTGGGCGGCAGTGGCTGGGCAAACCCATTGCAGAGGTGGTCAGACCCGCCGATTTCTTCACCGAGCAGATTGATGAAAAACGCCAGGATGTGGTGACAAATTTTAACGGCCTGAGCGTCATTGCTAATCGGGAGGCTATTCGTTCTGGTGACGATTTGCTGGGGGCAATTATCAGCTTTCGTAGTAAAGACGAAATTTCCACCCTCAATGCACAACTGACGCAAATTAAACAATATGTCGAAAGCCTGCGCACATTGCGTCATGAACATCTCAATTGGATGTCTACGCTCAATGGTCTGTTGCAGATGAAAGAGTATGATCGCGTGCTGGCGATGGTTCAGGGGGAGTCCCAGGCTCAGCAACAGCTTATTGACAGTCTGCGCGAAGCCTTTGCCGATCGCCAGGTGGCGGGGCTGTTGTTTGGTAAAGTACAGCGCGCCCGCGAACTGGGGCTAAAAATGACAATCGTCCCCGGCAGCCAGCTTTCTCAACTGCCGCCAGGGCTGGACAGCACTGAGTTTGCGGCGATTGTGGGCAACTTACTCGATAACGCTTTCGAAGCCAGTTTGCGCAGCGATGAAGGGAATAAGATAGTCGAGTTATATTTGAGTGATGAAGGCGATGATGTGGTGATAGAAGTCGCCGATCAGGGTTGCGGTGTCCCAGAGGCTCTGCGCGACAAAATATTTGAGCAGGGCGTCAGTACGCGTGCTGATGAACCCGGTGAGCATGGCATTGGGTTGTATCTTATTGCCAGCTATGTAACGCGCTGCGGTGGAGTTATCACTCTTGAAGAGAATGACCCCTGCGGTACTTTATTTTCAATCTATATTCCGAAAGTGAAACCTAATGACAGCTCCATTAACTCTATTGATCGTTGA
- the dpiA gene encoding two-component response regulator DpiA: protein MTAPLTLLIVEDETPLAEMHAEYIRHIPGFSQILLAGNLAQARMMIERFKPGLILLDNYLPDGRGINLLHELVQAHYPGDVVFTTAASDMETVSEAVRCGVFDYLIKPIAYERLGQTLTRFRQRKHMLESIDSASQKQIDEMFNAYARGEPKDDLPTGIDALTLNAVRKLFKEPGVQHTAETVAQALTISRTTARRYLEYCASRHLVIAEIVHGKVGRPQRIYHSG from the coding sequence ATGACAGCTCCATTAACTCTATTGATCGTTGAGGACGAAACGCCGCTGGCAGAGATGCATGCGGAATATATTCGTCATATTCCCGGATTCAGTCAGATATTGCTGGCGGGAAACCTGGCGCAGGCCCGAATGATGATCGAGCGTTTTAAGCCGGGGCTTATCCTGCTGGATAACTATCTCCCTGACGGTAGAGGTATTAATTTACTGCATGAACTAGTGCAGGCGCATTATCCCGGTGACGTGGTGTTTACTACTGCTGCCAGCGATATGGAAACGGTATCTGAAGCAGTACGCTGTGGTGTGTTTGATTATCTGATCAAGCCAATTGCTTATGAGCGTCTGGGACAGACATTGACCCGTTTTCGCCAGCGTAAACATATGCTGGAAAGTATTGATAGTGCCAGTCAGAAGCAAATTGATGAGATGTTTAACGCTTATGCGCGTGGCGAACCGAAGGACGATCTTCCGACTGGTATTGATGCGTTGACACTTAACGCAGTGCGGAAACTTTTCAAAGAGCCAGGTGTGCAACATACGGCGGAGACGGTAGCGCAGGCATTGACCATCAGTCGCACTACCGCCAGACGTTATCTTGAATATTGCGCCAGCCGCCATCTTGTTATTGCTGAAATTGTTCACGGTAAAGTTGGCAGGCCGCAGCGCATTTACCACAGTGGCTGA
- the dcuC gene encoding anaerobic C4-dicarboxylate transporter DcuC, protein MLTFIELLIGVMVIVGVARYIIKGYSATGVLFAGGLLLLIISAIMGHKVLPASQTSTGYSATDIVEYIKILLMSRGGDLGMMIMMLCGFAAYMTHIGANDMVVKLASKPLQYINSPYLLMIAAYFVACLMSLAVSSATGLGVLLMATLFPVMVNVGISRGAAAAICASPAAIILAPTSGDVVLAAQASEMPLIDFAFKTTLPISITAIIGMAIAHFFWQRYLDKKEHISHEMLDVSEITTTAPAFYAILPFTPIIGVLFFDGKWGPQLHIITILVICMLIASVLEFIRSFNTQKVFSGLEVAYRGMADAFANVVMLLVAAGVFAQGLSTIGFIQSLISIATSFGSASIILMLVLVILTMLAAVTTGSGNAPFYAFVEMIPKLAHSSGINPAYLTIPMLQASNLGRTISPVSGVVVAVAGMAKISPFEVVKRTSVPVLVGLVIVIVATELIVPGTAAAVTGK, encoded by the coding sequence ATGCTGACATTCATTGAGCTCCTTATTGGAGTTATGGTTATTGTGGGTGTAGCTCGCTACATCATTAAAGGGTATTCCGCCACCGGGGTATTATTTGCAGGTGGTCTGTTATTGCTGATTATCAGTGCCATTATGGGGCACAAAGTTTTACCTGCCAGCCAGACTTCAACGGGCTATAGTGCCACGGATATCGTTGAATACATTAAAATATTGCTGATGAGTCGCGGTGGCGACCTTGGCATGATGATCATGATGCTGTGTGGTTTTGCCGCTTATATGACCCATATCGGCGCGAACGATATGGTCGTCAAGCTGGCGTCAAAACCGCTGCAGTACATAAACTCCCCTTACCTGCTGATGATTGCCGCCTATTTTGTTGCCTGCCTGATGTCACTGGCAGTTTCCTCCGCAACGGGCCTGGGCGTTTTACTGATGGCAACGTTGTTCCCGGTCATGGTGAACGTGGGTATTAGTCGCGGCGCGGCTGCTGCCATTTGCGCCTCACCGGCGGCAATTATTCTCGCACCAACTTCTGGTGATGTGGTGCTGGCGGCGCAGGCTTCCGAAATGCCGTTAATTGACTTCGCCTTCAAAACGACGCTGCCTATCTCAATTACCGCAATTATCGGCATGGCGATAGCCCATTTTTTCTGGCAGCGTTATCTGGATAAAAAAGAGCACATCTCTCATGAAATGTTAGATGTCAGCGAAATCACTACCACCGCCCCCGCGTTTTACGCCATTCTGCCGTTCACACCGATCATTGGCGTGCTATTTTTTGACGGCAAATGGGGTCCGCAATTGCACATCATCACCATTCTGGTGATATGTATGCTGATTGCCTCCGTTCTGGAATTTATTCGCAGCTTTAATACACAAAAAGTCTTTTCTGGCCTCGAAGTGGCTTATCGCGGCATGGCTGATGCCTTCGCTAACGTGGTAATGCTATTAGTTGCTGCGGGGGTATTTGCCCAGGGACTTAGCACCATCGGTTTTATCCAGAGCCTGATCTCAATCGCTACCTCGTTTGGTTCAGCGAGCATTATCCTCATGCTGGTGTTGGTTATCCTGACGATGCTGGCGGCGGTGACTACGGGTTCCGGCAATGCGCCATTCTATGCATTCGTTGAGATGATCCCGAAACTGGCGCACTCTTCAGGCATTAACCCGGCATACCTGACTATTCCAATGCTACAGGCGTCAAACCTGGGTCGCACGATTTCGCCTGTCTCTGGCGTTGTGGTTGCGGTTGCCGGGATGGCAAAAATTTCGCCTTTTGAAGTGGTTAAACGCACCTCGGTGCCGGTGCTTGTTGGGCTGGTGATTGTCATCGTGGCTACAGAGTTGATTGTACCCGGAACAGCCGCCGCAGTTACAGGTAAATAA
- the cspE gene encoding transcription antiterminator/RNA stability regulator CspE, whose protein sequence is MSKIKGNVKWFNESKGFGFITPEDGSKDVFVHFSAIQTNGFKTLAEGQRVEFEITNGAKGPSAANVIAL, encoded by the coding sequence ATGTCTAAGATTAAAGGTAACGTTAAGTGGTTTAATGAGTCCAAAGGATTCGGTTTCATTACTCCGGAAGACGGCAGCAAAGATGTGTTCGTACACTTCTCTGCAATCCAGACTAATGGTTTTAAAACTCTTGCTGAAGGTCAGCGCGTAGAGTTCGAAATCACTAACGGTGCCAAAGGCCCTTCTGCTGCAAACGTAATCGCTCTGTAA
- the crcB gene encoding fluoride efflux transporter CrcB: MLQLLLAVFIGGGTGSVARWLLSMRFNPLHQAIPLGTLAANLIGAFIIGMGFAWFSRMTNIDPVWKVLITTGFCGGLTTFSTFSAEVVFLLQEGRFGWALLNVFVNLLGSFAMTALAFWLFSASTAH, encoded by the coding sequence GTGTTACAACTCCTTTTAGCAGTTTTTATTGGCGGTGGTACGGGAAGCGTGGCGAGATGGCTGTTAAGTATGCGATTTAACCCGCTGCATCAGGCGATTCCTTTGGGAACATTGGCAGCAAACCTGATCGGCGCATTCATCATAGGTATGGGATTTGCCTGGTTCAGTCGGATGACAAACATTGATCCAGTGTGGAAAGTATTAATCACCACCGGATTTTGTGGCGGGTTGACAACCTTCTCAACATTTTCAGCCGAAGTGGTGTTTTTGTTGCAGGAAGGGCGTTTTGGTTGGGCATTACTGAACGTCTTCGTAAACCTGTTAGGTTCTTTTGCCATGACTGCACTGGCTTTCTGGTTGTTTTCAGCATCAACCGCACACTAA
- a CDS encoding deaminated glutathione amidase, translated as MLVAAGQFAVTSVWEKNAEICASLMAQAAENDVSLFVLPEALLARDDHDPDLSVKSAQLLEGQFIGRLLRESKRNMMTTILTIHVPSTPGRAWNMLVALQAGKIVARYAKLHLYDAFSIQESRHVDAGNEIAQLLEVEGMKVGLMTCYDLRFPELALAQAIQGAEILVLPAAWVRGPLKEHHWSTLLAARALDTTCYMVAAGECGNKNIGQSRIIDPFGVTIAAAAEMPALIMAEVTPERVRQVRAQLPVLNNRRFAPPQLL; from the coding sequence ATGCTGGTTGCCGCAGGACAATTTGCTGTTACATCCGTGTGGGAAAAGAACGCTGAAATTTGCGCCTCGTTGATGGCGCAGGCGGCGGAAAACGACGTCTCGTTGTTTGTCCTGCCGGAAGCCTTGCTGGCGCGGGACGATCATGATCCGGATCTATCTGTTAAATCAGCGCAGCTGCTGGAAGGCCAATTTATCGGGCGTTTATTGCGGGAAAGTAAACGTAACATGATGACGACGATTCTGACGATTCATGTTCCCTCTACGCCGGGGCGAGCATGGAATATGCTGGTGGCTCTTCAGGCAGGAAAAATTGTCGCTCGTTATGCCAAATTGCATCTTTATGATGCGTTTTCCATTCAGGAGTCGCGTCATGTTGATGCAGGTAATGAAATAGCCCAGTTACTGGAGGTCGAAGGCATGAAGGTCGGTCTTATGACCTGCTATGACTTACGCTTTCCGGAGCTGGCGCTGGCACAGGCTATACAGGGAGCAGAAATCCTGGTCCTTCCGGCAGCCTGGGTTCGCGGACCGCTCAAAGAGCACCACTGGTCAACGTTGCTTGCTGCTCGTGCTCTGGATACCACCTGTTATATGGTGGCGGCAGGGGAGTGCGGGAACAAAAATATCGGGCAAAGCCGGATTATCGATCCCTTTGGCGTCACCATTGCGGCGGCGGCAGAAATGCCGGCCTTAATCATGGCGGAAGTGACACCTGAACGCGTGCGTCAGGTACGTGCACAACTCCCCGTCTTAAACAACCGACGGTTTGCGCCACCGCAATTATTATGA
- the tatE gene encoding twin-arginine translocase subunit TatE: MGEISITKLLVVAALVVLLFGTKKLRTLGGDLGAAIKGFKKAMNDDDAAAKKGADVDLQAEKLSHKE; encoded by the coding sequence ATGGGTGAGATTAGTATTACCAAACTGCTGGTCGTTGCGGCACTGGTCGTTCTGCTGTTTGGGACTAAGAAGTTACGTACGCTGGGCGGAGACCTTGGAGCGGCTATCAAAGGATTCAAGAAAGCGATGAATGATGACGATGCTGCGGCGAAGAAAGGCGCAGACGTTGATCTTCAGGCTGAAAAGCTCTCTCATAAAGAGTGA
- the lipA gene encoding lipoyl synthase → MSKPIVMERGVKYRDADKMALIPVKNVATEREALLRKPEWMKIKLPADSTRIQGIKAAMRKNGLHSVCEEASCPNLAECFNHGTATFMILGAICTRRCPFCDVAHGRPVAPDANEPVKLAQTIADMALRYVVITSVDRDDLRDGGAQHFADCITAIREKSPEIKIETLVPDFRGRMDRALDILTATPPDVFNHNLENVPRIYRQVRPGADYNWSLKLLERFKEAHPEIPTKSGLMVGLGETNEEIIEVMRDLRRHGVTMLTLGQYLQPSRHHLPVQRYVSPDEFDEMKAEALAMGFTHAACGPFVRSSYHADLQAKGMEVK, encoded by the coding sequence ATGAGTAAACCCATTGTGATGGAACGCGGTGTAAAATACCGCGATGCCGATAAGATGGCCCTTATCCCGGTTAAAAACGTGGCAACAGAGCGCGAAGCCCTGCTGCGCAAGCCGGAATGGATGAAAATCAAGCTTCCTGCAGACTCTACACGTATCCAGGGCATCAAAGCCGCAATGCGCAAAAATGGCCTGCATTCTGTCTGCGAGGAAGCCTCCTGCCCTAACCTGGCAGAATGCTTCAACCACGGTACAGCAACGTTTATGATCCTCGGCGCTATTTGTACCCGCCGTTGTCCGTTCTGTGACGTTGCCCACGGTCGCCCGGTAGCTCCGGATGCCAATGAGCCGGTGAAACTGGCGCAGACCATTGCCGATATGGCACTGCGTTATGTGGTTATCACCTCCGTTGACCGTGACGACCTGCGCGATGGCGGTGCCCAGCACTTTGCGGATTGCATTACTGCCATTCGGGAAAAAAGCCCGGAAATCAAAATTGAAACTCTGGTGCCGGATTTCCGTGGTCGTATGGATCGCGCGCTGGATATTCTGACCGCCACGCCGCCAGACGTGTTCAACCACAACCTGGAAAACGTGCCGCGTATTTACCGTCAGGTACGCCCAGGCGCGGATTACAACTGGTCGCTGAAACTTTTAGAACGCTTTAAAGAAGCGCATCCGGAAATCCCGACCAAATCGGGTTTAATGGTGGGTCTGGGCGAAACCAATGAAGAAATTATTGAAGTGATGCGAGATCTGCGTCGTCATGGTGTGACCATGTTAACGCTGGGGCAATATTTGCAGCCAAGCCGCCATCACCTGCCAGTTCAACGTTACGTTAGCCCGGATGAGTTCGACGAAATGAAAGCCGAGGCACTGGCGATGGGCTTTACCCATGCTGCATGTGGTCCGTTTGTCCGTTCTTCCTACCACGCTGATTTGCAGGCGAAAGGGATGGAAGTTAAGTAA
- the lipB gene encoding lipoyl(octanoyl) transferase LipB, which translates to MYQDKILVRQLGLQPYEPISQAMHEFTDTRDESTLDEIWLVEHYPVFTQGQAGKAEHILMPGDIPVIQSDRGGQVTYHGPGQQVMYVLFNLKRRKLGVRELVTLLEQTVVNTLAELDIDAHPRADAPGVYVGEKKICSLGLRIRRGCSFHGLALNVNMDLSPFLRINPCGYAGMEMAKISQWRPDATTDNVAPRLLRNILALLNNPAVEYISA; encoded by the coding sequence TTGTATCAGGATAAAATTCTTGTCCGCCAGCTCGGTCTTCAGCCTTACGAGCCAATCTCCCAGGCTATGCATGAATTCACCGATACCCGCGATGAAAGTACCCTTGATGAGATCTGGCTGGTCGAGCACTATCCGGTATTCACGCAGGGACAAGCAGGAAAAGCGGAGCATATTTTAATGCCGGGTGATATTCCGGTGATCCAGAGCGACCGTGGCGGTCAGGTGACTTATCACGGCCCAGGTCAGCAGGTAATGTACGTTTTGTTTAATCTTAAACGCCGCAAACTGGGTGTGCGTGAGTTGGTGACCTTACTCGAACAAACGGTTGTAAATACCCTGGCTGAACTGGATATTGATGCACATCCTCGTGCAGATGCTCCGGGTGTCTATGTCGGGGAAAAGAAAATTTGCTCGCTCGGCTTACGTATTCGTCGCGGTTGTTCATTCCACGGCCTGGCATTAAACGTCAATATGGATCTTTCGCCATTTTTACGCATTAACCCTTGTGGGTATGCGGGAATGGAAATGGCTAAAATATCGCAATGGAGACCTGATGCAACAACCGACAATGTTGCGCCACGCTTGCTGAGAAATATTTTAGCCCTGCTAAATAATCCTGCCGTAGAATATATATCTGCTTAA
- the ybeD gene encoding DUF493 family protein YbeD, whose amino-acid sequence MKTKLNELLEFPTPFTYKVMGQALPELVDQVVEVVQRHAPGNYTPTVKPSSKGNYHSVSITINATHIEQVETLYEELGKIDIVRMVL is encoded by the coding sequence ATGAAAACCAAACTTAACGAACTGCTTGAATTCCCTACTCCTTTTACTTACAAAGTTATGGGGCAGGCGTTACCTGAGCTGGTTGATCAGGTGGTTGAAGTGGTACAGCGCCATGCGCCAGGTAACTACACCCCAACGGTAAAACCAAGCAGCAAAGGCAACTACCACTCGGTATCTATCACTATCAACGCCACTCATATCGAGCAGGTTGAAACACTGTATGAAGAACTGGGCAAAATCGATATTGTCCGCATGGTTCTGTAA